The Chryseobacterium nakagawai genome has a segment encoding these proteins:
- a CDS encoding helix-turn-helix domain-containing protein yields MNIDKMEFVAWMERIMDRLDILGNHIDDLQKKRNSIDGEELLDNQDLLQMLKISNRSLQRYRSIGKLPYYTISGKLYYKLSDVHQFIRESFNPPLPKLDANK; encoded by the coding sequence ATGAATATCGACAAAATGGAATTTGTGGCGTGGATGGAACGCATAATGGACAGGCTGGACATTCTTGGCAACCACATAGACGATTTACAAAAGAAGCGCAACAGCATAGACGGCGAAGAGTTACTGGATAATCAGGATTTATTGCAAATGCTGAAAATCAGTAACCGTTCCCTGCAACGGTATCGCTCCATAGGTAAGCTCCCTTATTATACCATTAGCGGAAAACTGTATTACAAGCTATCCGATGTGCATCAGTTCATCAGGGAAAGTTTTAACCCTCCGTTACCTAAACTGGATGCCAATAAGTGA
- a CDS encoding Crp/Fnr family transcriptional regulator, with amino-acid sequence MVSKFIFNNQYLFNELPEYDKNLLITAMKSKNYRNHEAIFTDGTKPTGIYYLNEGKIKKYKVDNDGREQIIYIYSSGEFFGYSAILSNETYGDTTLTLENSVISFISKDDFLNILNQSPVFSRLLLKSLSHEFSVMANLMAVLSHRTVRERAALSLLILHDKYASNESKENVFITLSRIDLANMVGTARETLARILNDFKQDNFIKIEGRKIQLINIEQLVRIANF; translated from the coding sequence ATGGTTTCAAAATTTATTTTTAATAATCAATATCTTTTTAACGAGCTTCCTGAGTATGATAAAAACCTACTCATTACTGCCATGAAAAGTAAAAACTACCGCAATCATGAAGCTATATTTACAGACGGCACAAAGCCCACCGGTATTTACTATTTAAATGAAGGTAAAATAAAGAAGTACAAAGTAGACAATGATGGAAGAGAGCAAATCATTTACATTTACAGTTCGGGTGAATTTTTCGGATATTCTGCTATTTTAAGTAATGAGACTTATGGAGATACCACATTAACCCTTGAAAATTCTGTCATCTCATTTATTTCAAAAGATGATTTCTTAAATATCCTTAATCAGTCACCAGTTTTTTCAAGACTCTTATTAAAATCCCTTAGTCACGAGTTTAGTGTCATGGCTAATCTCATGGCAGTCTTATCACACAGAACCGTTAGAGAACGGGCTGCTCTCAGCTTATTGATCCTTCATGATAAATATGCATCTAACGAGTCCAAAGAAAATGTTTTTATCACGCTATCCCGAATTGATCTGGCCAATATGGTGGGGACAGCAAGAGAAACCTTAGCCCGTATTCTCAATGATTTTAAACAAGATAATTTTATTAAAATTGAAGGACGCAAAATACAATTAATCAACATTGAACAATTGGTTCGTATTGCTAATTTTTAA
- a CDS encoding SRPBCC family protein, whose translation MIYTIYRKQQLNCGIEEAWKFFSSANNLSIITPPDMNFTVLTKMENDEIFEGMIIDYYVSPILGIKMKWKTEITQVKFGNSFTDFQKEGPYKLWNHRHEFIANDKGVFMKDLVKYELPFGFLGDLAHKLFVRKKIEHIFNYRYNILEELFNKNTKS comes from the coding sequence ATGATCTATACGATTTACAGAAAACAGCAGCTGAATTGTGGAATAGAAGAAGCGTGGAAGTTTTTTTCCAGTGCTAATAATCTTTCTATTATTACACCGCCTGATATGAACTTTACAGTACTTACCAAAATGGAAAATGATGAAATTTTTGAAGGGATGATCATTGACTATTATGTCTCACCGATACTGGGAATCAAAATGAAATGGAAAACAGAGATTACACAGGTAAAATTTGGAAATAGTTTTACTGATTTTCAAAAGGAAGGTCCTTATAAACTATGGAATCATCGCCATGAATTTATAGCCAATGACAAGGGAGTGTTTATGAAAGATCTGGTAAAGTATGAACTTCCGTTTGGTTTTTTAGGAGATCTCGCCCATAAGTTATTCGTTAGGAAAAAAATTGAACATATTTTCAACTATAGGTATAATATTCTAGAAGAGCTATTCAATAAAAATACAAAATCATGA
- a CDS encoding calcium:proton antiporter, whose protein sequence is MNIKKYLWMWTFLVPILAWLSYIGNTVFSSGYYSVILALFLMGSVLAAVYHSEVIAHRLGEPFGTLLLAFAITVIEVGLIISIMMGAKGLETITLARDTVFAAVMIILTGIIGSCIVIGSLRYREQSFTLQGVSTALITLTSVIIFVLILPNYTVSHLGGEYTSFQLLFIALISLGLYLGFTMIQTFRHRSFFISPENKLSKNQPVQDNHELISRKQLYISCILLLLSLGIVVLLAKLLSKDVEHIVVSAGAPKSLVGIIIAGIVLLPEGLAAFRAAKSDEIQTSLNLAFGSALASIGLSIPAIAIISVITGIRMTLGIDIKSTILLGLSLFIITVSLATGRTNIMQGIVLIAIFLIYLFITIVP, encoded by the coding sequence ATGAATATAAAAAAATATTTATGGATGTGGACTTTTTTAGTTCCTATTCTGGCGTGGCTTTCTTATATTGGAAATACTGTTTTTTCTTCAGGGTATTACTCTGTGATTCTTGCTTTATTTTTGATGGGAAGTGTTTTGGCAGCGGTGTATCATTCCGAAGTTATTGCCCATCGCTTGGGAGAGCCATTTGGAACCTTGCTTCTGGCATTTGCCATTACGGTCATAGAAGTAGGACTTATTATTTCTATTATGATGGGAGCAAAAGGCTTAGAAACCATTACCCTTGCCAGAGATACGGTTTTTGCTGCCGTAATGATAATCCTTACCGGAATCATTGGGAGTTGTATTGTGATAGGTTCCTTAAGATACAGAGAACAGAGCTTTACATTACAGGGAGTAAGTACGGCACTCATTACGCTTACGTCAGTTATTATTTTTGTGCTTATTCTCCCCAATTATACGGTGAGTCATCTCGGAGGCGAATATACATCCTTTCAATTGCTTTTTATCGCCTTGATTTCTTTAGGACTTTATCTTGGATTTACTATGATTCAAACGTTTAGACATCGAAGCTTTTTCATTTCTCCAGAGAACAAACTGTCCAAAAATCAGCCTGTACAAGATAATCATGAACTGATTTCCCGAAAACAATTGTATATCAGTTGTATATTGTTACTATTATCCCTGGGAATAGTTGTTTTACTGGCAAAGCTTCTTTCAAAGGATGTTGAGCATATAGTGGTTTCCGCAGGTGCCCCAAAATCTCTTGTAGGGATCATTATTGCAGGTATTGTTCTTCTTCCTGAAGGGTTGGCTGCGTTCAGGGCTGCGAAAAGTGATGAGATCCAAACCTCATTAAATCTGGCTTTTGGTTCTGCTTTGGCTAGTATTGGGCTGAGTATTCCTGCCATCGCTATCATATCTGTAATAACCGGTATAAGAATGACATTAGGAATAGATATTAAATCAACAATACTTTTGGGGCTGTCTCTTTTTATTATTACCGTCTCACTGGCAACAGGCAGAACCAATATCATGCAGGGAATTGTACTGATCGCTATTTTTTTAATTTACCTTTTTATTACAATAGTTCCATAA
- a CDS encoding helix-turn-helix domain-containing protein yields the protein MNIITVDEEVWKHLNERLKAISEYILKLEDTSYDSLWLNNHEVCQYLHISEKTLWRMRTNGQIAFSKMYGQYYYTIGAIKEMLNANAVQTTDEYVEQLMAKGKSYIEKGRKLKSGNH from the coding sequence ATGAACATTATAACAGTTGACGAAGAAGTGTGGAAGCACCTCAACGAACGGTTGAAAGCCATTAGCGAATATATCCTCAAACTGGAAGATACAAGCTACGATAGCTTATGGCTCAACAACCACGAAGTCTGCCAGTATCTCCACATCAGCGAAAAAACGTTGTGGCGTATGCGCACCAACGGGCAGATAGCTTTTTCAAAAATGTACGGGCAGTATTACTATACGATTGGTGCTATCAAGGAAATGCTCAACGCTAACGCCGTGCAGACGACCGATGAATATGTGGAGCAGCTTATGGCGAAAGGCAAAAGCTATATCGAGAAAGGCAGAAAGCTGAAATCAGGTAATCATTAA
- a CDS encoding lycopene cyclase domain-containing protein gives MQQYTYLLINFFTVIICFIFSFHPKIKFNRHFTTFFKASFIVALVFIAWDIWFTNRGVWWFNDDYLLGLRIYNLPLEEILFFLCIPFSCIFTYFCIDKFFTLDWNPLLEKTFVCISILYALVLSVYFYDKIYTVITFASTAVSMFILYFILQSKWLGKASLIYLLLMPGFFLVNGILTGTGLDSPVVNYNPKDFIGIRVLTIPVEDFVYGYEMILWNIYLFQKFKKNEDN, from the coding sequence ATGCAGCAGTACACATATCTTTTGATTAATTTTTTTACGGTAATCATCTGTTTTATTTTTTCATTTCATCCTAAAATAAAGTTTAACAGACACTTTACCACCTTTTTTAAAGCTTCGTTCATTGTAGCTTTAGTATTTATAGCTTGGGATATTTGGTTTACCAATAGAGGAGTCTGGTGGTTCAATGATGATTATCTTTTAGGTCTTCGGATATATAATCTGCCGCTTGAGGAGATCTTGTTTTTTTTATGCATTCCTTTCTCCTGCATTTTCACCTATTTCTGTATAGATAAATTTTTTACGTTAGATTGGAATCCTTTGTTAGAAAAAACTTTTGTTTGCATATCAATCCTTTATGCACTTGTACTATCCGTCTATTTTTATGATAAGATATATACGGTAATAACTTTTGCTTCCACTGCAGTCAGTATGTTTATTCTGTATTTCATTTTACAATCAAAATGGCTGGGAAAGGCTTCACTTATTTATCTTTTACTGATGCCTGGCTTTTTTCTCGTAAACGGGATACTAACCGGAACAGGTCTGGACTCTCCGGTGGTTAATTATAATCCGAAGGACTTTATAGGGATTAGAGTCCTTACCATTCCCGTTGAAGATTTTGTGTACGGGTATGAAATGATTCTGTGGAATATCTATTTATTTCAGAAATTTAAAAAAAATGAAGACAATTAA
- a CDS encoding phytoene/squalene synthase family protein: MKKLFDDLSYKVSRETTKLYSTSFSLGILALSPKLRNPIYAIYGYVRLADEIVDSFHSYDKQKLLLRYKEETFQALEDGISLNPILQSFQETVHTYKINYDLIHQFLKSMEMDLHTIDYNSELYKEYIVGSAEVVGLMCLHVFTDGDREEFNRLKPYAMILGSAFQKVNFLRDMKDDYQILGRCYFPNVDISYFDNTVKSHIEKEIEEEFQIALQGIKKLPRSSRFGVYLAFRYYMSLFRKIKRTSASEIINQRIRISNGMKLSLMMSSYLQYKTSLL, encoded by the coding sequence ATGAAAAAATTATTTGATGACCTTTCTTATAAAGTGAGCCGTGAGACGACAAAACTTTACAGTACAAGCTTTTCTTTAGGGATTCTAGCATTATCACCGAAACTGAGAAATCCTATCTATGCAATTTATGGCTATGTACGTCTGGCTGACGAGATTGTAGATAGTTTTCATTCCTATGATAAACAGAAGCTGTTGTTACGATATAAAGAAGAAACTTTTCAGGCTCTTGAAGACGGAATTTCATTAAATCCAATCCTACAGTCTTTTCAGGAAACTGTACATACTTATAAGATCAACTACGATCTTATTCATCAGTTCCTGAAAAGTATGGAAATGGATCTTCATACCATAGATTATAATTCTGAGTTGTATAAAGAATATATTGTCGGATCCGCAGAGGTCGTAGGGCTTATGTGTCTTCACGTTTTTACAGACGGAGACCGTGAAGAATTCAATCGACTGAAACCTTATGCAATGATCCTGGGTTCTGCATTTCAGAAAGTTAACTTTCTTCGGGATATGAAAGATGATTATCAGATATTAGGACGTTGTTACTTTCCGAATGTAGATATCTCTTATTTTGATAATACCGTAAAATCCCATATTGAAAAGGAAATTGAAGAAGAGTTTCAGATAGCTCTGCAGGGAATTAAGAAATTACCCAGATCTTCACGGTTCGGTGTTTATTTGGCTTTTCGATATTATATGTCACTTTTTAGGAAAATTAAAAGAACCTCTGCCAGTGAAATAATTAATCAAAGAATAAGGATATCTAACGGGATGAAGCTTTCATTAATGATGAGCAGTTACCTTCAGTATAAAACCTCTCTTTTATAA
- a CDS encoding MarR family winged helix-turn-helix transcriptional regulator has translation MHYSIIKDIFGLLEKFELENKDNIYSSDIEGFKKWLCVKESPQLKELDEPYWDGKENGRSPESVISTSLVHLNRYAKSYSKSAISDSGFATQEDFIYLITLKTFGEMTKMELIKKNIHEKPAGILIINRLIKLRWVEQKESETDKRKKVINITDAGLTSLENQMDKIRMATNIVAGDLKHSEKMELIRILDKLEKFHYPIFHRNIDSKKLIDIISTEYSFLKN, from the coding sequence ATGCACTATTCTATAATAAAAGATATCTTCGGCTTACTTGAAAAATTTGAGTTGGAAAATAAAGATAATATTTATTCTTCTGATATTGAGGGTTTTAAAAAGTGGTTGTGTGTAAAGGAATCTCCCCAATTAAAAGAGTTGGATGAACCTTATTGGGATGGGAAAGAAAATGGTAGGAGCCCTGAAAGTGTAATTAGTACTTCCTTAGTTCATCTTAACAGGTATGCAAAATCATATTCCAAATCGGCAATCAGTGATTCGGGATTTGCGACACAAGAAGACTTTATTTATTTAATAACGCTGAAGACATTTGGTGAAATGACCAAAATGGAACTGATCAAAAAAAATATTCATGAAAAACCTGCGGGTATATTGATCATTAACCGACTTATCAAGCTCAGGTGGGTAGAACAAAAAGAGTCAGAGACGGATAAAAGAAAAAAAGTGATTAACATTACCGATGCCGGCTTAACTTCTCTGGAAAATCAAATGGATAAAATAAGAATGGCTACGAATATTGTAGCAGGAGATCTTAAGCATTCAGAAAAAATGGAACTGATACGGATTTTAGATAAACTTGAAAAATTCCATTATCCGATATTTCACCGAAATATAGATTCTAAAAAACTGATCGATATTATCAGTACAGAATATTCATTTCTAAAAAACTAA
- a CDS encoding phytoene desaturase family protein: MNKKIAIIGSGFSGLSAASYLAKDGNEVHVFEKNSGVGGRARKFKTEEGYVFDMGPSWYWMPDIIESFFEDFGKKTSDFYNLVRLDPQFEMVFSDGVMKIPDSYQEMMSLFESIEQGAGKKLQDFMKDAQVKYEVGMKGFVNKPCHSWFEFISPKIAQSALKLDLLTSFSRFVRKYFNHPKLIALMEFPVIFLGAAPSKIPALYSLMNYGGYKLGTWYPMGGFSKVTEAMMQIAIEEGVYFHFNSNVEKINVEKNKAHAIQVNGEERFFDMIIASSDYHHTENKLLSESYRNYKPSYWERKIFAPSCLIFYVGIKGKVSNLKHHTLFFENELELHTHEIYEDKKWPTKPLFYVCCPSQTDKSVAPENGENLFFLMPVAPGIEDSEEIREKYFREMLERLEKHTTCSDLFSRIEYKRSYCINDFVEDYNAYKGNAYGLANTLSQTAVLKPSIRNKKIKNLLYTGQLTVPGPGVPPSIISGKIVANEARKMNEL, encoded by the coding sequence ATGAACAAAAAAATAGCCATTATCGGTTCCGGATTTTCCGGATTATCTGCGGCTTCCTATTTGGCAAAAGATGGAAATGAAGTACATGTGTTTGAGAAAAATAGTGGAGTGGGCGGGAGAGCAAGAAAGTTTAAAACTGAAGAAGGCTATGTTTTTGATATGGGACCAAGCTGGTATTGGATGCCTGATATTATAGAATCTTTTTTTGAGGATTTCGGGAAAAAGACATCCGATTTTTATAACCTGGTACGGTTGGATCCTCAATTTGAAATGGTGTTTTCGGATGGCGTTATGAAGATTCCGGATAGCTATCAGGAAATGATGAGTTTATTTGAAAGTATTGAACAGGGGGCTGGGAAAAAGCTTCAGGATTTTATGAAGGATGCTCAGGTTAAGTATGAAGTGGGAATGAAGGGCTTTGTCAATAAACCCTGTCATTCATGGTTCGAGTTTATTTCACCGAAAATAGCCCAAAGTGCATTAAAACTTGATTTACTGACTAGTTTTAGCAGGTTTGTACGAAAGTATTTTAATCATCCTAAGCTTATTGCATTAATGGAATTTCCTGTTATTTTTCTGGGAGCTGCTCCTTCAAAAATTCCTGCTTTGTACAGCCTGATGAACTATGGTGGCTATAAATTAGGAACATGGTACCCGATGGGTGGTTTTTCAAAAGTAACGGAAGCTATGATGCAGATTGCTATAGAAGAGGGAGTGTATTTCCATTTTAATTCAAATGTTGAAAAAATAAACGTGGAAAAAAATAAGGCTCATGCGATACAAGTTAATGGTGAAGAGCGGTTTTTTGATATGATCATTGCTTCTTCCGATTATCATCACACTGAAAATAAACTTCTTTCAGAATCTTATAGAAATTACAAACCATCCTATTGGGAAAGAAAAATATTTGCTCCTTCTTGTTTGATTTTTTATGTGGGAATCAAAGGGAAGGTTTCCAACCTAAAACATCATACGCTTTTCTTTGAGAATGAGCTGGAGCTTCATACTCATGAAATCTATGAAGATAAAAAATGGCCGACAAAACCCTTGTTTTATGTATGTTGTCCATCCCAAACAGATAAAAGTGTTGCTCCGGAAAATGGTGAAAACCTATTTTTTTTAATGCCCGTAGCGCCCGGAATAGAAGATTCTGAAGAAATACGGGAAAAATATTTTCGGGAGATGTTAGAAAGATTGGAAAAACATACCACATGTTCAGATTTATTTTCAAGGATAGAATATAAAAGGAGTTATTGTATCAATGACTTTGTGGAAGATTATAACGCTTATAAAGGCAATGCTTACGGTCTTGCCAATACACTGTCACAAACGGCTGTACTAAAACCTTCCATACGAAATAAAAAGATTAAAAATCTACTGTATACGGGGCAGCTTACTGTTCCCGGGCCTGGAGTTCCTCCATCGATTATATCTGGTAAAATTGTAGCTAACGAAGCCCGTAAAATGAATGAATTATGA
- the hemH gene encoding ferrochelatase has protein sequence MSKKGILLVNLGSPRSTSVPDVREYLDEFLMDERVIDYRWIFRALLVRGIILNTRPAKSAEAYKTVWTDEGSPLILITEKVQKKLQKLMEVPVEIGMRYAQPSIETGIQKLVDLGVSEIVLFPLYPQYAMSTTESVIEKAEEVRKKEYPNIKINYVQPFYNRDMYIECLAEKIKEKLPENFDALQFSYHGIPERHIYKTDPTKTCNLNDCCSRETNPSHQFCYRHQCFETTRKVIEYLNLPREKTIISFQSRLGKDKWIEPYTDQTLEIIPSKGVENLAVVCPAFVSDCLETLEEISVEGKEQFLHAGGKNFHYIPCLNDDDGWIEVIKTLCEEKLNQFYLV, from the coding sequence TTGAGTAAAAAAGGTATTTTATTGGTGAATCTCGGTTCTCCAAGATCAACTTCAGTACCGGATGTCAGGGAGTATCTTGACGAATTTCTGATGGATGAAAGAGTAATTGACTATCGTTGGATCTTTCGCGCTCTCCTGGTCCGCGGAATCATATTAAATACGCGGCCTGCCAAATCGGCTGAAGCCTATAAAACGGTATGGACAGATGAGGGATCTCCATTGATTCTTATCACTGAAAAAGTTCAGAAAAAACTTCAGAAATTAATGGAAGTGCCTGTTGAAATAGGCATGCGGTACGCCCAGCCAAGTATTGAAACAGGTATTCAGAAGTTAGTTGATCTTGGGGTTTCTGAAATTGTCTTATTTCCTCTGTATCCACAATACGCTATGAGTACAACAGAATCTGTCATTGAAAAAGCAGAAGAGGTAAGAAAAAAGGAATATCCCAACATCAAAATTAATTATGTGCAGCCTTTTTATAACAGGGATATGTATATTGAGTGTCTGGCGGAAAAAATAAAAGAAAAACTTCCGGAAAATTTTGATGCTTTACAGTTTTCCTACCATGGGATACCTGAAAGACATATTTATAAAACAGACCCTACCAAAACATGTAATCTCAACGACTGTTGCTCTAGGGAAACAAATCCCAGCCATCAATTCTGCTATCGTCATCAATGCTTTGAGACGACCAGAAAAGTTATTGAATATTTGAATCTGCCACGAGAAAAGACCATTATCTCTTTTCAGTCAAGATTAGGAAAAGACAAATGGATCGAACCTTATACTGATCAAACCTTAGAGATAATTCCGTCAAAAGGCGTTGAAAATCTTGCTGTGGTCTGTCCTGCATTTGTGTCCGACTGTCTCGAAACACTTGAAGAAATTTCGGTGGAAGGAAAAGAACAGTTTTTGCATGCGGGAGGAAAAAACTTCCATTATATTCCATGTCTTAATGATGATGATGGATGGATAGAGGTGATAAAAACACTTTGTGAAGAAAAACTTAATCAGTTTTATCTCGTTTGA
- a CDS encoding RteC domain-containing protein: MEIVLNKVLSEIQHQEDKLSSQMMQTADEAYQMTLFLKEMLFSIKMKVLQTGFKNEQQEINFFKNIKPQILGKLIYYNKVFRIETTCPVSTGRIHQSYFENQLKILKSEYKESISNEDFYRYYRAGRTDRDHSYFRLGKINYHDGLKSNVFEIDLSFSTYYDNKVAHIIANELLYTFLLTKINPEKNPDAISINGDGNKDISWTNSQNALIELIYALYASKSIAYGKIGIRKLALIFQILFRTPLNDIHHSFHRMKTRAGSRTVFLDQLKISLEEYMDKDL; the protein is encoded by the coding sequence ATGGAAATCGTATTGAACAAAGTATTATCGGAAATTCAGCATCAGGAAGATAAGCTATCTTCTCAAATGATGCAAACTGCGGATGAGGCTTATCAAATGACCTTATTCTTAAAGGAGATGCTGTTTTCTATAAAGATGAAAGTCTTACAGACCGGATTTAAGAACGAACAGCAGGAAATCAATTTTTTTAAGAACATCAAACCGCAGATTTTAGGAAAACTTATTTATTACAATAAAGTATTCCGCATTGAAACTACCTGCCCAGTGAGTACCGGGAGAATACATCAAAGCTATTTTGAAAACCAACTTAAAATCCTCAAATCCGAATATAAGGAAAGCATATCCAATGAGGATTTTTACAGGTACTATCGTGCAGGCAGAACTGACCGTGACCACAGTTATTTCAGGCTCGGAAAAATCAATTACCACGATGGTCTGAAAAGTAATGTATTTGAAATTGACCTTAGCTTTTCTACTTATTACGATAACAAAGTTGCCCATATTATAGCCAATGAATTACTTTATACTTTTTTACTTACCAAAATAAACCCTGAAAAAAATCCCGATGCCATTTCAATAAATGGTGATGGAAACAAAGACATTTCGTGGACGAACTCGCAAAATGCACTGATAGAATTAATTTACGCCTTGTATGCTTCCAAATCTATTGCATACGGTAAAATAGGCATCAGGAAGTTAGCATTGATTTTCCAAATCCTCTTCCGAACGCCCCTGAACGATATACATCATTCTTTCCACAGAATGAAAACAAGGGCAGGCTCCCGAACGGTATTTTTAGACCAACTCAAAATTTCCCTCGAAGAATATATGGATAAAGACCTTTAG
- a CDS encoding cryptochrome/photolyase family protein — translation MKTINIFWFRRDLRLEDNAGLHHALKAGQSVMPIFIFDTEILNQLQDKSDKRVDYIQQALNDLDKELKAYKSGLKTYYGKPLDVFKKLITEFEIDTIFCNKDYEPSAIKRDQQVAELLHTEGIAFSDFKDQVIFEKNEILKSDGSPYTVFTPYSKKWKENLKSIVEYTIDFNSFAKLKDSVDILSLQDIGFKKTDLHFIKPSLDKKVIDSYQKYRDFPGLDHTTHLGVALRFGTISIRKCVKFALEHSETWLNELIWREFFMQILFHFPYVVTHCFKKKYENIRWRNNEEEFKAWCEGKTGYPIVDAGMRELNTTGFMHNRVRMIVASFLTKHLLIDWRWGEAYFGQKLLDYDLSANNGNWQWAAGSGCDAAPYFRIFNPEEQTKKFDKDLTYIKKWLVDYDYPKPLVEHRLARERALDTYKKALM, via the coding sequence ATGAAGACAATTAATATTTTCTGGTTCCGAAGGGATCTCAGGCTTGAAGATAATGCAGGACTGCATCACGCTTTAAAAGCAGGGCAGTCAGTAATGCCGATTTTTATATTTGATACAGAAATTTTAAATCAGCTTCAGGATAAATCTGATAAGAGAGTAGATTATATTCAGCAGGCGCTCAATGATCTCGATAAGGAACTTAAAGCCTATAAAAGCGGTCTTAAGACTTATTATGGAAAACCACTTGACGTTTTTAAAAAACTGATCACTGAGTTTGAGATTGATACTATATTTTGCAATAAAGACTATGAACCGTCGGCTATAAAAAGAGATCAACAGGTTGCTGAGCTTCTTCATACAGAAGGAATCGCATTTTCTGACTTTAAAGATCAGGTGATTTTTGAAAAAAATGAGATTCTGAAAAGTGACGGATCTCCTTACACCGTGTTTACTCCCTATTCAAAAAAATGGAAAGAAAATCTAAAATCCATTGTGGAGTATACAATAGACTTCAATAGTTTTGCAAAGCTTAAAGATTCTGTAGATATTCTCAGTCTACAGGATATTGGATTTAAAAAAACAGATTTACACTTCATAAAACCCTCACTGGATAAGAAAGTCATTGATTCTTATCAAAAATACAGAGATTTTCCTGGGTTGGATCATACCACACACCTCGGCGTTGCTCTTCGGTTTGGAACGATTTCCATAAGAAAATGTGTGAAGTTTGCCCTTGAGCACAGTGAAACATGGCTTAATGAACTGATATGGCGGGAGTTTTTTATGCAGATCCTGTTTCATTTTCCTTATGTTGTCACTCATTGTTTTAAGAAGAAATACGAGAATATCCGCTGGAGAAATAATGAAGAAGAATTTAAAGCGTGGTGTGAAGGTAAAACAGGCTATCCTATTGTAGATGCAGGTATGCGTGAACTTAACACAACGGGATTCATGCACAACCGAGTGAGAATGATTGTAGCTAGTTTTCTTACCAAACACTTGTTGATTGACTGGCGATGGGGGGAAGCGTATTTTGGACAAAAACTCTTAGATTACGACCTTTCTGCCAATAACGGAAACTGGCAATGGGCTGCAGGATCTGGCTGTGATGCAGCTCCTTATTTCAGAATCTTTAACCCCGAAGAACAAACCAAAAAATTTGATAAAGATCTTACCTATATAAAAAAATGGCTTGTGGATTATGATTATCCAAAACCTTTAGTAGAACACAGATTGGCAAGAGAACGTGCATTGGATACCTATAAGAAAGCCCTGATGTAA
- a CDS encoding sterol desaturase family protein: MNFLIVAGTFFIMEGMTWLIHKYIMHGFLWGLHKDHHDHSVSGPMEKNDYFFVIFALPTIGLMYYGTLHNFNVWFYIAIGIALYGMAYFFVHDLFIHQRLKILRNTKNPYLLAIRRAHKQHHKHTGKEKGECFGFLWVPLQYFKMYFNKNKA, encoded by the coding sequence ATGAATTTTTTAATCGTAGCAGGCACATTTTTTATCATGGAAGGAATGACCTGGCTCATTCATAAATATATTATGCATGGTTTTTTGTGGGGATTACATAAGGATCATCATGATCATAGTGTCTCTGGACCGATGGAGAAAAATGATTATTTTTTTGTAATTTTTGCTCTCCCTACTATCGGTTTGATGTATTATGGAACTCTGCATAACTTTAACGTATGGTTCTATATTGCGATCGGTATCGCATTATACGGAATGGCTTATTTTTTTGTTCACGACCTATTTATTCATCAGAGACTGAAAATTCTTCGAAACACAAAAAATCCTTATCTGCTTGCCATAAGAAGAGCCCATAAACAGCATCATAAACATACCGGAAAAGAAAAAGGAGAGTGCTTCGGTTTTCTTTGGGTTCCTCTTCAGTACTTTAAAATGTATTTTAATAAAAATAAAGCCTGA